The following coding sequences lie in one Apium graveolens cultivar Ventura chromosome 3, ASM990537v1, whole genome shotgun sequence genomic window:
- the LOC141711979 gene encoding transcription factor BIM1 isoform X1: protein MELPQPRPCGNQGRKPTHDFLSLYSPVQQDPITSQGGILKTHDFLQQGERAETEDISKDVNSVKQPTEKSRPLIPPPITTSMEHILPGGIGTYSISHISYLNQRVPKPEGVLLNAAAPQAQASSSDRNDGNSNCSSYTGSGFTLWDESATMNKGQTGKENNFAVKERHAVRADAGVNVGGQWETSRERPSQSSSSHSFLNKAFSSLSSSQQSFSKKQSFMDMIKSAKSSHEDEDEDDDVFVIKKEPSPHHRGNMSIQVDGKDTDQKPNTARSKHSATEQRRRSKINDRFQMLRGLIPHGDQKRDKASFLLEVIEYIQFLQEKVHKYEDPYQGWSHEPPKIMPWKKGHRTVEDFDDQSGGIKCVSGPASVFAAKFDGANTNVSSTMPLGAQGLIDNDLCTADTSRNMDHRRRPAENGLPLSLPLPQTMYSHEGSSSAAVLLPPRVTSNTDIGTSQSHPQLWQRKPCTIDSNTVSEKLKNQEVTIESGTISISSVYSQGLLNTLTQSLQSSGVDLSQASISVQIDIGNRANSALNPLTPIVQTDNLHSNNQTMLQPRLASGGGEPEQAFKRLKTGRS from the exons ATGGAATTGCCTCAGCCTCGTCCATGTGGGAATCAAG GTAGGAAACCTACACACGATTTTCTTTCACTTTATTCACCAGTGCAGCAAGATCCAATAACATCTCAAG GGGGAATCCTGAAAACGCATGACTTCTTGCAACAAGGTGAACGAGCAGAGACTGAGGACATATCCAAAGATGTAAATAGCGTAAAACAGCCTACAGAAAAGTCTAGGCCACTGATTCCTCCACCAATCACAACTTCAATGGAGCACATTCTTCCGGGAGGAATAGGAACTTACAGTATAAGTCACATTTCATATCTCAATCAAAGAGTACCAAAGCCAGAAGGTGTCTTGCTTAATGCAGCTGCTCCACAAGCACAAGCAAGTAGTAGTGATAGAAATGATGGCAATTCGAACTGCAGTTCGTATACAGGGAGTGGATTTACCTTGTGGGATGAATCTGCTACAATGAATAAGGGACAGACAGGGAAGGAGAATAATTTTGCAGTTAAAGAAAGACATGCTGTAAGAG CAGATGCGGGGGTAAATGTAGGCGGACAATGGGAAACTTCGAGGGAACGACCATCACAGTCATCGTCCAGCCATAGCTTTCTCAATAAAGCATTCAGCTCGCTATCATCTTCACA GCAATCATTTTCGAAGAAGCAAAGCTTCATGGACATGATAAAATCAGCTAAGAGTAGCCATGAagatgaggatgaagatgatgatgtctTTGTTATAAAGAAGGAGCCATCTCCCCACCATAGAG GTAATATGTCAATTCAAGTCGATGGAAAGGACACTGACCAGAAGCCTAACACCGCGAGATCAAAACATTCTGCAACAGAGCAGCGCAGAAGGAGCAAGATCAATGATAG ATTTCAGATGTTGAGAGGGCTTATTCCTCATGGCGACCAGAAGAGAGACAAGGCATCATTCTTATTAGAA GTTATCGAGTACATTCAGTTTCTACAGGAGAAAGTGCACAAGTATGAGGACCCATACCAGGGATGGTCGCATGAACCCCCAAAGATTATGCCATGG AAAAAGGGCCATAGAACAGTTGAAGATTTTGATGATCAATCTGGTGGTATAAAATGTGTATCTGGTCCTGCATCAGTGTTTGCTGCAAAGTTTGATGGAGCCAACACAAATGTATCCTCAACAATGCCACTGGGTGCGCAGGGCCTAATAGACAATGACCTATGCACCGCCGATACTTCAAGGAATATGGATCATCGTCGTAGACCAGCAGAAAATGGGCTGCCTCTCTCCTTGCCACTGCCGCAAACCATGTACTCACATGAAGGTAGTAGCAGTGCAGCAGTCCTGCTACCACCTCGAGTAACATCTAATACAGATATTGGGACATCCCAGTCTCATCCACAATTGTGGCAGAGAAAACCTTGTACAATAGACTCCAATACTGTAAGCGAGAAGCTAAAAAACCAGGAAGTAACAATTGAAAGTGGAACAATTAGCATCTCAAGTGTCTACTCCCAAGG GTTGTTGAATACTCTTACACAATCTTTGCAAAGTTCTGGAGTGGATTTGTCACAGGCCAGCATCTCGGTGCAGATCGATATTGGTAACCGAGCAAATAGTGCCTTGAATCCTTTAACACCAATTGTTCAG ACCGATAATCTTCATTCTAACAATCAAACAATGCTGCAACCAAGACTTGCCAGTGGTGGAGGTGAACCTGAACAAGCCTTTAAGAGACTTAAAACAGGCAGAAGCTAG
- the LOC141711978 gene encoding rhamnogalacturonan I rhamnosyltransferase 1-like, whose amino-acid sequence MCKIEKRGYIAMGMKTFGGEGKKGIEKFKSSMMSRSKMKLWLIRATTSILLWTCLVQLTTLGEMWGPRVLKGWPSCFSHESAAMDVKIASTLPDRVLPPKRVYKNNGYLMVSCNGGLNQMRAAICDMVAIARYLNVTLIVPELDKTSFWADPSEFHDIFDVDHFISSLRNEVRILKQLPPRIKRRVELGLFYTMPPVSWSDISYYHNQILPLIQKYKIVHLNRTDARLANNGQPLEMQKLRCRVNFSALRFTTQIEELGRKVIKLLRQNGPFLVLHLRYEMDMLAFSGCNQGCSNEEVDELTRMRYAYPWWKEKIINSDLKRKDGLCPLTPEETALTLRALDIDRDIQIYIAAGEIYGGEKRMASLTAAYPKVVRKETLLGSSDLGYFQNHSSQMAALDYLVSLESDIFIPTYDGNMAKVVEGHRRFLGFRKTILLDRKLLVDLIDQYNHGSLNWDEFSSAVKEVHSDRMGNPTKRLVIADRPKEEDYFYANPDECLQSSEPSVERLDIL is encoded by the exons ATGTGTAAGATAGAGAAGAGGGGATATATAGCAATGGGGATGAAAACATTTGGCGGTGAGGGTAAAAAAGGGATTGAGAAGTTCAAGAGTTCAATGATGTCAAGGTCTAAAATGAAGCTTTGGTTGATTAGAGCAACTACTTCAATTTTGTTGTGGACTTGTTTAGTTCAGTTGACAACTTTGGGTGAGATGTGGGGACCTAGGGTTTTGAAGGGTTGGCCTTCTTGCTTTTCTCATGAATCTGCTGCTATGGATGTTAAGATTGCGTCGACTCTTCCGGATAGAGTTCTTCCTCCCAAGA GGGTGTATAAGAACAATGGCTATTTGATGGTTTCATGCAATGGAGGTCTTAACCAAATGCGTGCAGCG ATATGCGACATGGTTGCTATAGCAAGATATCTAAATGTTACACTAATTGTTCCTGAGTTGGATAAAACTTCTTTCTGGGCTGATCCAAG TGAGTTTCATGACATTTTTGATGTCGACCATTTCATTTCATCCTTGAGGAACGAGGTTCGAATATTGAAGCAGCTGCCTCCCAGAATTAAGAGGAGAGTGGAACTAGGATTGTTTTACACAATGCCTCCTGTCAGTTGGTCTGACATCTCCTACTATCATAATCAA ATTCTTCCTTTGATCCAGAAATACAAAATTGTGCATTTGAATAGGACTGATGCCCGGCTTGCCAACAATGGTCAGCCACTAGAGATGCAAAAGCTTCGATGCCGAGTAAACTTCAGTGCTCTGAGATTTACTACTCAGATAGAGGAGTTAGGAAGGAAGGTAATCAAGCTTTTAAGGCAGAATGGTCCTTTCCTAGTACTTCATCTCAGATATGAAATGGACATGTTAGCATTTTCGGGTTGCAACCAAGGATGCAGCAACGAAGAAGTAGACGAGTTAACACGAATGAG ATATGCCTACCCATGGTGGAAAGAAAAAATCATAAATTCTGACTTGAAAAGAAAGGATGGTCTATGCCCATTAACCCCCGAGGAAACTGCTCTTACACTACGGGCACTGGACATTGATCGGGACATCCAAATTTATATTGCAGCTGGAGAGATATATGGCGGAGAAAAACGAATGGCTAGTCTTACTGCTGCTTATCCAAAAGTG GTCAGGAAGGAAACTCTTTTGGGATCATCAGACCTTGGATATTTCCAGAATCACTCTTCTCAGATGGCAGCACTGGATTATCTTGTTTCACTGGAGAGTGATATTTTTATTCCTACATATGATGGAAACATGGCCAAAGTAGTTGAAGGCCACCGGAG ATTCCTTGGTTTTAGAAAGACGATATTATTGGATAGAAAGCTATTAGTTGATTTAATAGATCAATACAATCACGGATCCTTAAATTGGGATGAATTCTCTAGTGCTGTTAAGGAAGTACATTCAGATCGCATGGGGAACCCCACTAAAAGATTGGTGATTGCAGACAGACCTAAAGAGGAAGATTACTTTTATGCCAACCCTGATGAATGCTTGCAATCATCAGAACCGTCAGTAGAAAGATTAGATATCTTATAA
- the LOC141711979 gene encoding transcription factor BIM1 isoform X2: MELPQPRPCGNQGRKPTHDFLSLYSPVQQDPITSQGGILKTHDFLQQGERAETEDISKDVNSVKQPTEKSRPLIPPPITTSMEHILPGGIGTYSISHISYLNQRVPKPEGVLLNAAAPQAQASSSDRNDGNSNCSSYTGSGFTLWDESATMNKGQTGKENNFAVKERHAVRDAGVNVGGQWETSRERPSQSSSSHSFLNKAFSSLSSSQQSFSKKQSFMDMIKSAKSSHEDEDEDDDVFVIKKEPSPHHRGNMSIQVDGKDTDQKPNTARSKHSATEQRRRSKINDRFQMLRGLIPHGDQKRDKASFLLEVIEYIQFLQEKVHKYEDPYQGWSHEPPKIMPWKKGHRTVEDFDDQSGGIKCVSGPASVFAAKFDGANTNVSSTMPLGAQGLIDNDLCTADTSRNMDHRRRPAENGLPLSLPLPQTMYSHEGSSSAAVLLPPRVTSNTDIGTSQSHPQLWQRKPCTIDSNTVSEKLKNQEVTIESGTISISSVYSQGLLNTLTQSLQSSGVDLSQASISVQIDIGNRANSALNPLTPIVQTDNLHSNNQTMLQPRLASGGGEPEQAFKRLKTGRS; this comes from the exons ATGGAATTGCCTCAGCCTCGTCCATGTGGGAATCAAG GTAGGAAACCTACACACGATTTTCTTTCACTTTATTCACCAGTGCAGCAAGATCCAATAACATCTCAAG GGGGAATCCTGAAAACGCATGACTTCTTGCAACAAGGTGAACGAGCAGAGACTGAGGACATATCCAAAGATGTAAATAGCGTAAAACAGCCTACAGAAAAGTCTAGGCCACTGATTCCTCCACCAATCACAACTTCAATGGAGCACATTCTTCCGGGAGGAATAGGAACTTACAGTATAAGTCACATTTCATATCTCAATCAAAGAGTACCAAAGCCAGAAGGTGTCTTGCTTAATGCAGCTGCTCCACAAGCACAAGCAAGTAGTAGTGATAGAAATGATGGCAATTCGAACTGCAGTTCGTATACAGGGAGTGGATTTACCTTGTGGGATGAATCTGCTACAATGAATAAGGGACAGACAGGGAAGGAGAATAATTTTGCAGTTAAAGAAAGACATGCTGTAAGAG ATGCGGGGGTAAATGTAGGCGGACAATGGGAAACTTCGAGGGAACGACCATCACAGTCATCGTCCAGCCATAGCTTTCTCAATAAAGCATTCAGCTCGCTATCATCTTCACA GCAATCATTTTCGAAGAAGCAAAGCTTCATGGACATGATAAAATCAGCTAAGAGTAGCCATGAagatgaggatgaagatgatgatgtctTTGTTATAAAGAAGGAGCCATCTCCCCACCATAGAG GTAATATGTCAATTCAAGTCGATGGAAAGGACACTGACCAGAAGCCTAACACCGCGAGATCAAAACATTCTGCAACAGAGCAGCGCAGAAGGAGCAAGATCAATGATAG ATTTCAGATGTTGAGAGGGCTTATTCCTCATGGCGACCAGAAGAGAGACAAGGCATCATTCTTATTAGAA GTTATCGAGTACATTCAGTTTCTACAGGAGAAAGTGCACAAGTATGAGGACCCATACCAGGGATGGTCGCATGAACCCCCAAAGATTATGCCATGG AAAAAGGGCCATAGAACAGTTGAAGATTTTGATGATCAATCTGGTGGTATAAAATGTGTATCTGGTCCTGCATCAGTGTTTGCTGCAAAGTTTGATGGAGCCAACACAAATGTATCCTCAACAATGCCACTGGGTGCGCAGGGCCTAATAGACAATGACCTATGCACCGCCGATACTTCAAGGAATATGGATCATCGTCGTAGACCAGCAGAAAATGGGCTGCCTCTCTCCTTGCCACTGCCGCAAACCATGTACTCACATGAAGGTAGTAGCAGTGCAGCAGTCCTGCTACCACCTCGAGTAACATCTAATACAGATATTGGGACATCCCAGTCTCATCCACAATTGTGGCAGAGAAAACCTTGTACAATAGACTCCAATACTGTAAGCGAGAAGCTAAAAAACCAGGAAGTAACAATTGAAAGTGGAACAATTAGCATCTCAAGTGTCTACTCCCAAGG GTTGTTGAATACTCTTACACAATCTTTGCAAAGTTCTGGAGTGGATTTGTCACAGGCCAGCATCTCGGTGCAGATCGATATTGGTAACCGAGCAAATAGTGCCTTGAATCCTTTAACACCAATTGTTCAG ACCGATAATCTTCATTCTAACAATCAAACAATGCTGCAACCAAGACTTGCCAGTGGTGGAGGTGAACCTGAACAAGCCTTTAAGAGACTTAAAACAGGCAGAAGCTAG